One part of the Vogesella sp. LIG4 genome encodes these proteins:
- a CDS encoding S-layer family protein translates to SASVDADGTWHYTVSDSGTVDALAAGETLGDSFTVRVSDNHGGFVDQLVSVTITGTNDAPLIDAANTTASGGVSEGDDNSSRSTSGVIAYSDVDASDSHSFALQGTAAAYGTASVDADGTWHYTVHDSGAVDALGAGETLGDSFTVRVSDNHGGYVDQLVSVTITGTNDAAVITGTSSASLTESNAAQSTSGTLSISDVDSPASFVVQNNAAGSNGYGKFSIDAAGHWSYTMNSAHDEFVGGTTYTDSITVSSADGTTQLLTVSILGTNDAAVITGTSSASLTESNVAQSTSGTLSISDVDSPASFVAQNNVAGSNGYGKFSIDSAGHWSYTMNSAHDEFVGGTTYTDTLTVSSADGTTQLLTVNILGTNDAAVITGTSSTSLTESNVAQSTSGTLSISDVDSPASFVVQTNVDGNHGYGKFSIDAAGHWSYTMNSAHDEFVGGTTYTDTLTVSSADGTTQLLTVSILGTNDAAVITGTSSASLTESNVAQSTSGTLSISDVDSPASFVAQSNAAGSNGYGKFSIDAAGHWSYTMNSAHDEFVGGTTYTDSITVSSADGTTQLLTVSILGTNDAAVITGTSTAALTESNVAQSTSGTLSISDVDSPASFVVQSNVAGSNGYGKFSIDAAGHWSYTMNSAHDEFVGGTTYTDSITVSSADGTTQLLTVSILGTNDAPVLDLNGASAGSDTTASYPTGVSQILIAPAATVTDIDSANLQSMTVTLTNSPDSSSGAAREILSLNATATAAAAGLTVSGVSSSNNNVYTLTISGAASVATYQSILDGVQYTDIKTGNHNTAARTVNVVVSDGSASSVLHTVTISVAAPAGVAGTPISLAIADPSLGTHDGVSTTITGVPSDWSIDGATKNANGSWTAYISDPGMLTVTTPSGFAGAAVLTVTQTWVNADGSEGRAIILDNVEAYAPGSPIFALSSDDNLTGSSAADTFVFAQPMGNNMIRNFNPANDKIDLIGFAGVGSIANLQLANDANGNAVISIGNGQSITLLGVDVSLLLAANFLFNQVPVLHNDGVMTIADGAILPLGGEVDNSGSIVLASSGGATSLEVLVDSVTLQGGGKLLLSDDSHNSVFGGAGSATLVNVDNTISGAGQLGGGQMTLLNHGSIVADGSHALLLDTGGNSIVNSGQLHASGAGGMVVASSLENSGNLWADNSSLQLQQDVSGQGSALISGNGSIAFMAAADTDVSFANGSHGDLLLDHADAFSGRIIGMASGDHLDLGGLAYNDGLRLDYIGDSSGIGGKLLIINGSDTTSLGLIGHYQASDFQLAAAADGHSVVNTSQTDSSTVIGTAGDDTLQGSSGNDILLAGAGHNTLTGGGGSDTYVLLRSDGNAVDTITDFKPGDGGDKLQIGDLLTGYQPDAANQFLSLREENGNTVISVDRDGAGGKYQMQDMVVLQGVTGLDLTTLLKHVDTSQI, encoded by the coding sequence GCAGCGCCAGTGTGGATGCCGATGGCACCTGGCACTACACCGTCAGCGACAGCGGCACGGTCGATGCGCTGGCCGCCGGCGAGACGCTCGGCGACAGCTTCACCGTCCGCGTCAGCGACAACCATGGCGGTTTCGTCGACCAGCTGGTCAGCGTCACCATCACCGGCACCAACGACGCCCCGCTGATCGATGCGGCCAACACCACTGCCAGCGGCGGCGTCTCGGAAGGCGACGACAACAGCAGCAGGAGCACCAGCGGTGTCATCGCCTACAGCGATGTCGATGCCAGCGACAGCCACAGCTTTGCGCTGCAGGGCACTGCGGCCGCCTACGGCACCGCTTCGGTCGATGCCGACGGCACCTGGCACTACACCGTGCACGACAGCGGCGCGGTTGATGCGCTGGGCGCCGGCGAAACCCTCGGCGACAGCTTCACCGTCCGCGTCAGCGACAACCACGGCGGTTACGTCGATCAGCTGGTCAGCGTCACCATCACCGGCACCAATGACGCCGCGGTGATCACCGGTACCAGCAGTGCCAGCCTGACCGAAAGCAATGCAGCACAGAGCACCAGCGGCACGCTCAGCATCAGCGATGTCGACAGCCCCGCCAGCTTCGTGGTGCAGAACAATGCGGCCGGCAGCAATGGCTACGGCAAGTTCAGCATCGATGCTGCCGGCCACTGGAGTTACACCATGAACTCGGCCCATGACGAGTTTGTGGGCGGCACCACCTACACCGACAGCATCACCGTCAGCAGCGCCGACGGCACCACGCAGCTACTCACCGTCAGCATCCTCGGCACCAATGATGCCGCGGTAATCACCGGTACCAGCAGCGCCAGCCTGACCGAAAGCAATGTGGCGCAAAGCACCAGCGGCACGCTCAGCATCAGCGATGTCGACAGCCCCGCCAGCTTCGTGGCGCAGAACAATGTGGCCGGCAGCAACGGCTACGGCAAGTTCAGCATCGATAGTGCCGGGCACTGGAGTTACACCATGAACTCGGCCCATGACGAGTTCGTGGGCGGCACCACCTACACCGACACGCTCACCGTCAGCAGTGCCGACGGCACCACGCAGCTGCTCACCGTCAACATCCTCGGCACCAACGATGCCGCAGTGATCACTGGTACCAGCAGCACCAGCCTGACCGAAAGCAATGTGGCGCAAAGCACCAGCGGCACGCTCAGCATCAGCGATGTCGACAGCCCCGCCAGCTTCGTGGTGCAGACCAACGTGGACGGTAACCACGGCTACGGCAAGTTCAGCATCGATGCCGCCGGCCACTGGAGCTACACCATGAACTCGGCCCATGACGAGTTTGTGGGCGGCACCACCTACACCGACACGCTCACCGTCAGCAGTGCCGACGGCACCACGCAGCTGCTCACCGTCAGCATCCTCGGCACCAACGATGCCGCAGTGATCACCGGTACCAGCAGCGCCAGCCTGACCGAAAGCAATGTGGCACAGAGCACCAGCGGCACGCTCAGCATCAGCGATGTCGACAGCCCCGCCAGCTTCGTGGCGCAGAGCAATGCGGCCGGCAGCAACGGCTATGGCAAGTTCAGCATCGATGCCGCCGGCCACTGGAGTTACACCATGAACTCGGCCCATGACGAGTTTGTGGGCGGCACCACCTACACCGACAGCATCACCGTCAGCAGCGCCGACGGCACCACGCAGCTGCTCACCGTCAGCATCCTCGGCACCAACGACGCCGCGGTGATCACCGGTACCAGTACAGCAGCCCTGACCGAGAGCAATGTGGCACAGAGCACCAGCGGCACGCTCAGCATCAGTGATGTCGACAGCCCCGCCAGCTTCGTGGTGCAGAGCAATGTGGCCGGCAGCAACGGCTACGGCAAGTTCAGCATCGATGCCGCCGGGCACTGGAGCTACACCATGAACTCGGCCCACGACGAGTTTGTGGGCGGTACCACCTACACCGACAGCATCACCGTCAGCAGCGCCGATGGCACCACGCAGCTGCTCACCGTCAGCATCCTCGGCACCAATGATGCGCCAGTGCTTGACTTGAATGGCGCAAGTGCTGGTAGCGATACAACAGCAAGCTATCCCACCGGCGTGTCACAAATCTTGATCGCCCCTGCAGCGACGGTAACCGATATCGACTCCGCGAACCTGCAGTCGATGACCGTTACGCTAACCAACTCCCCTGACAGCAGTAGCGGAGCTGCCCGCGAAATACTCTCGCTGAATGCGACAGCCACGGCTGCGGCAGCCGGACTCACGGTTAGCGGTGTCTCCAGCTCGAACAACAATGTCTACACCCTGACGATTTCCGGGGCCGCGAGCGTCGCGACATACCAGTCGATTCTGGACGGCGTGCAGTACACCGACATCAAAACCGGCAACCACAACACTGCAGCACGCACGGTGAACGTGGTCGTTAGCGATGGTAGTGCCAGCAGCGTCCTTCATACCGTCACGATCAGTGTTGCCGCACCGGCTGGCGTAGCCGGTACGCCAATCAGTCTGGCCATTGCCGACCCGTCATTGGGCACGCACGATGGCGTATCAACCACGATCACTGGCGTGCCGTCAGACTGGAGCATCGACGGAGCAACAAAGAACGCCAATGGATCCTGGACCGCGTACATATCCGATCCGGGTATGCTGACCGTGACCACGCCCAGCGGCTTCGCTGGGGCCGCGGTACTGACCGTTACGCAAACCTGGGTTAACGCGGATGGCAGCGAGGGACGCGCGATCATCCTCGACAACGTGGAAGCCTACGCCCCCGGTTCGCCGATCTTCGCGCTGTCCAGCGACGACAACCTCACCGGCTCCAGCGCCGCGGATACCTTCGTGTTTGCCCAGCCCATGGGCAATAACATGATCCGCAACTTCAACCCGGCCAATGACAAAATCGACCTGATCGGCTTTGCCGGCGTGGGCAGCATTGCCAACCTGCAGCTGGCGAACGATGCCAACGGCAATGCGGTGATCAGCATCGGCAACGGGCAGAGCATCACCTTGCTGGGGGTGGATGTCAGCCTGCTGCTTGCGGCCAACTTCCTGTTCAACCAGGTGCCGGTGCTGCACAACGACGGAGTGATGACGATTGCCGACGGCGCCATCCTGCCGCTGGGTGGCGAGGTGGACAACAGTGGCAGCATCGTGCTGGCCTCCAGCGGCGGCGCTACCAGCCTGGAAGTGCTGGTGGACAGCGTGACCCTGCAGGGCGGCGGCAAGCTGCTGCTGTCCGATGACAGCCACAACAGCGTGTTCGGCGGCGCCGGCAGCGCCACCCTGGTCAACGTCGACAACACCATCAGCGGCGCCGGCCAGCTGGGCGGCGGGCAGATGACGCTGCTCAACCACGGCAGCATCGTGGCGGATGGCAGCCATGCGCTGTTGCTGGATACCGGCGGCAACAGCATCGTCAACAGCGGCCAGCTGCACGCCAGCGGCGCCGGTGGCATGGTGGTGGCCAGCAGCCTGGAAAACAGTGGCAACCTGTGGGCGGACAACAGCTCGCTGCAACTGCAGCAGGATGTCAGCGGCCAGGGCAGCGCGCTGATTTCCGGCAACGGCAGCATAGCGTTCATGGCGGCGGCAGACACTGACGTCAGCTTTGCCAATGGCAGCCATGGCGACCTGCTGCTGGATCATGCCGATGCCTTCAGTGGCCGCATTATCGGCATGGCAAGCGGCGACCACCTGGACCTGGGCGGGCTGGCGTACAACGACGGCCTGCGCCTGGACTACATCGGCGACAGCAGCGGTATTGGCGGCAAGCTCTTGATCATCAATGGCAGCGACACCACCAGCCTGGGCCTGATCGGCCACTACCAGGCCAGCGACTTCCAGCTCGCCGCCGCCGCGGATGGTCACAGTGTCGTCAACACCAGCCAAACCGACAGCAGCACCGTCATTGGCACGGCAGGTGACGACACGCTGCAAGGCAGCAGCGGCAATGACATCCTGCTGGCCGGTGCCGGCCACAACACCCTGACCGGTGGCGGTGGCAGCGATACCTACGTGCTGCTGCGCAGCGATGGCAATGCCGTGGACACCATCACCGACTTCAAGCCCGGCGACGGTGGCGACAAACTGCAGATCGGCGATTTGCTTACCGGCTACCAGCCGGATGCGGCCAACCAGTTCCTGAGCCTGCGCGAGGAGAACGGCAATACGGTGATCAGCGTCGACCGCGACGGGGCCGGCGGCAAGTACCAGATGCAGGACATGGTGGTGCTGCAAGGCGTTACCGGGCTGGATCTGACCACCCTGCTCAAGCACGTGGACACCAGCCAGATATGA
- a CDS encoding alpha/beta fold hydrolase, with translation MTETYQPRRLPRSERQQLNGHDYHVRRWGDPAAPALFMLHGWMDCAATFQFTVDALDDGWQIIAPDWRGFGDSAWNQGSYYSPDYLADLDALLEHYSPHAAANLVGHSMGSMVAGLYAGIRPERVAKLALVEGFGLAPSRPAEAPGRYGNWLKEKRQPPAFAPLQGLAELAQKLQGRNAWLSPARALFMAAALSRELHGTLRYRADPRHKMVNPVLYRLEEAMACWRRISAPVLWVVAAEAVETPLARGIATTLDERRACFAQLQEVSIEQAGHMLQWEQPEALAAHLQRFFAYEQSS, from the coding sequence ATGACCGAGACTTACCAGCCCCGCCGCCTGCCACGCAGCGAGCGACAGCAACTGAACGGCCACGATTACCACGTGCGGCGCTGGGGCGACCCGGCAGCGCCGGCACTGTTCATGCTGCACGGCTGGATGGATTGCGCTGCCACCTTCCAGTTCACCGTCGATGCGCTGGACGACGGCTGGCAGATCATCGCCCCGGACTGGCGCGGCTTTGGCGACAGCGCCTGGAACCAGGGCAGCTACTACTCGCCGGACTACCTGGCGGACCTGGATGCGCTGCTGGAACACTACAGCCCGCACGCTGCGGCCAACCTTGTCGGCCACAGCATGGGCTCGATGGTGGCCGGTTTGTATGCCGGCATCCGCCCGGAGCGGGTGGCGAAACTGGCGCTGGTGGAAGGCTTCGGCCTGGCGCCTTCCCGCCCGGCCGAGGCGCCGGGGCGCTACGGCAACTGGCTGAAGGAAAAGCGCCAGCCACCGGCCTTCGCCCCGTTGCAGGGGCTGGCGGAGCTGGCGCAGAAGCTGCAGGGGCGCAATGCCTGGCTCAGCCCGGCGCGCGCGCTATTCATGGCCGCCGCGCTCAGCCGCGAGCTGCACGGCACGCTGCGCTACCGCGCCGACCCGCGCCACAAGATGGTGAACCCGGTGCTGTACCGGCTGGAAGAAGCCATGGCCTGCTGGCGGCGCATCAGTGCGCCGGTACTGTGGGTGGTCGCCGCCGAAGCCGTGGAAACCCCGCTGGCGCGCGGCATTGCCACCACGCTGGACGAGCGCCGCGCCTGCTTTGCGCAGCTGCAGGAAGTCAGCATCGAACAGGCCGGGCATATGTTGCAGTGGGAGCAGCCGGAGGCGCTGGCCGCACACTTGCAGCGCTTCTTTGCTTATGAGCAATCGTCATAA
- a CDS encoding VCBS domain-containing protein: MATTSSGGTATSFSNTPQAQDDSFTSALINGLNSAITEDTQAVMYLDVMANDLGGNAKTLWSLDDGISDSVGTKTYAPADLLVQDDKGGIIDSTPDYSANGARIWITADGKVGYDSATLSTAFKASLQALSVGEVLKDSFTYAIRLGNGTLSWATAQVVFSGANDAVTLSTASISSGTVTEDAPLTTSSSASASPSGTLNTSGSIVFHDVDAHDHHSASFAPAAGNSTTLGSFVLAPVNEGTGTTNGNVNWSYTLNNAAAQYLAGGQIVTETYVVTINDGHGSVVTQNVTITIVGTNDAAVITGTSTAALTESNVAQSTGGTLSATDVDSSAAFVVQTNVDGNHGYGKFSIDAGGHWNYTMNNAHDEFVAGTTYTDSFTVTTADGTAQVVTVSILGSNDAAVITGTSTAALTESNVAQSTGGTLSATDVDSSAAFVVQTNVDGNHGYGKFSIDAGGHWNYTMNNAHDEFVAGTTYTDSFTVTTADGTAQVITVSILGTNDAAVITGTSTAALTESNVAQGTGGTLSATDVDSSAAFVVQTSVDGNHGYGKFSIDAGGHWNYTMNNAHDEFVAGTTYTDSFTVTTADGTAQVITVSILGTNDAPLIDAANTTASGAVSEGDDGSSRSTSGVIAYSDVDASDSHSFALQGTAATYGTASVDATTGEWHYTVHDSGAVDALGAGETLGDSFTVRVSDNHGGYVDQLVSVTITGTNDAPLIDAANTTANGAVSEGDDNSSRSTSGVIAYSDVDATDSHSFALQGTAATYGTASVDTTTGEWHYTVHDSGAVDALAAGETLGDSFTVRVSDNQGGFVDQLVSVTITGTNDAPLIDTANTTASGGVSEGDDGSSRSTSGVIAYSDVDASDSHSFALQGTAATYGTASVDATTGEWHYTVHDSGAVDALGAGETLGDSFTVRVSDNHGGFVDQLVSVTITGTNDAPLIDAANTTASGGVSEGDDNSSRSTSGVIAYSDVDASDSHSFTLHGTPATYGSASVDADGTWHYTVSDSGAVDALAAGETLGDSFTVRVSDNHGGFVDQLVSVTITGTNDAPLIDAANTTASGAVSEGDDGSSRSTSGVIAYSDVDATDSHSFALQGTAATYGTASVDTTTGEWHYTVHDSGAVDALAAGETLGDSFTVRVSDNQGGFVDQLVSVTITGTNDAPLIDTANTTASGGVSEGDDNSSRSTSGVIAYSDVDASDSHSFALQGTAATYGTASVDADGTWHYTVHDSGAVDALGAGEILGDSFTVRVSDNHGGFVDQLISVTITGTNDAPLIDAANTTASGGVSEGDDGSSSRSTSGVIAYSDVDATDSHSFALHGTPATYGSASVDADGTWHYTVHDSGAVDALAAGETLGDSFTVRVSDNHGGYVDQLVSVTITGTNDAPLIDAANTTASGGVSEGDDNSSRSTSGVIAYSDVDASDSHSFALQGTAAAYGTASVDTTTGEWHYTVHDSGAVDALGAGETLGDSFTVRVSDNHGGYVDQLVSVTITGTNDAPQIDAANTTASGGVSEGDDNSSRSTSGVIAYSDVDATDSHSFALQGTAAAYGTASVDADGTWHYTVHDSGAVDALGAGETLGDSFTVRVSDNHGGYVDQLVSVTITGTNDAPLIDAANTTANGAVSEGDDNSSRSTSGVIAYSDVDASDSHSFALQGTAATYGTASVDTTTGEWHYTVHDSGAVDALGAGETLGD, encoded by the coding sequence ATGGCCACAACCAGCAGCGGTGGAACTGCCACCTCGTTCTCGAATACGCCTCAAGCTCAGGATGACAGCTTCACCTCCGCGCTGATCAACGGGCTGAACAGTGCCATCACTGAAGATACGCAGGCGGTGATGTATCTGGATGTGATGGCCAACGACCTGGGGGGCAATGCGAAAACGCTCTGGTCGCTGGATGACGGGATCAGTGATTCGGTCGGAACCAAAACCTACGCCCCGGCAGACCTGCTGGTTCAGGATGACAAAGGGGGCATCATCGATTCGACCCCCGACTACAGCGCGAATGGCGCAAGAATCTGGATTACCGCCGACGGTAAGGTGGGCTACGACTCAGCAACTTTATCGACTGCTTTCAAAGCCAGTCTGCAGGCGCTGTCTGTTGGAGAAGTACTGAAGGACAGCTTTACCTATGCCATCCGCCTTGGTAACGGCACGCTCAGCTGGGCAACGGCACAGGTAGTATTTTCCGGTGCGAACGACGCCGTCACCCTCAGCACTGCCAGCATCAGCAGTGGCACGGTCACCGAAGATGCTCCGCTGACCACCAGCTCCAGCGCCAGCGCCAGCCCAAGCGGTACATTGAACACCTCAGGCAGCATCGTTTTTCATGACGTGGACGCCCATGACCACCACAGCGCCTCGTTTGCCCCCGCCGCCGGTAACAGCACCACGCTGGGTAGCTTTGTACTGGCGCCAGTGAACGAAGGCACCGGCACCACCAACGGTAACGTGAACTGGTCTTACACCCTGAACAATGCAGCCGCCCAATACCTCGCTGGAGGCCAAATCGTTACTGAAACCTATGTGGTTACCATCAACGATGGGCATGGTTCAGTGGTCACACAGAATGTCACCATTACCATTGTCGGCACCAACGATGCCGCGGTGATCACCGGCACCAGTACCGCAGCCCTGACCGAAAGCAATGTGGCGCAGAGCACCGGCGGCACCCTTAGCGCTACCGATGTGGACAGCTCCGCCGCCTTCGTGGTGCAGACCAACGTGGACGGTAACCACGGCTACGGCAAGTTCAGCATCGATGCTGGCGGCCACTGGAACTACACCATGAACAACGCCCACGACGAGTTCGTGGCCGGCACCACCTACACCGACAGCTTCACCGTCACGACCGCCGATGGCACCGCCCAGGTAGTCACCGTCAGCATCCTCGGCAGCAACGACGCCGCAGTGATCACCGGCACCAGTACGGCAGCCCTGACCGAGAGCAATGTGGCGCAGAGCACCGGCGGCACCCTTAGTGCCACCGATGTGGACAGCTCTGCCGCCTTCGTGGTGCAGACCAACGTGGACGGTAACCACGGCTATGGCAAGTTCAGCATCGATGCTGGCGGCCACTGGAACTACACCATGAACAACGCCCACGACGAGTTCGTGGCCGGCACCACCTATACCGACAGTTTCACCGTCACTACCGCCGATGGCACCGCCCAGGTAATCACCGTCAGCATCCTCGGCACCAACGACGCCGCAGTAATCACCGGCACCAGTACGGCAGCCCTGACCGAAAGCAATGTGGCGCAGGGCACCGGCGGCACACTGAGTGCTACCGATGTGGACAGCTCCGCCGCCTTCGTGGTGCAGACCAGCGTGGACGGCAACCACGGCTACGGCAAGTTCAGCATCGATGCTGGCGGCCACTGGAACTACACCATGAACAACGCCCACGACGAGTTCGTGGCCGGCACCACCTACACCGACAGCTTCACCGTCACGACCGCCGATGGCACCGCCCAGGTAATTACCGTCAGCATCCTCGGCACCAACGACGCCCCGCTGATCGATGCGGCCAACACTACCGCCAGCGGCGCGGTGTCCGAAGGTGACGACGGCAGCAGCAGGAGCACCAGTGGCGTCATCGCCTACAGCGATGTCGATGCCAGCGACAGCCACAGCTTCGCGCTGCAGGGCACCGCTGCCACCTACGGCACCGCTTCGGTCGATGCGACTACGGGTGAATGGCACTACACCGTGCACGACAGCGGCGCCGTTGATGCGCTGGGCGCCGGCGAAACCCTCGGCGACAGCTTCACCGTCCGCGTCAGCGACAACCACGGTGGCTACGTCGACCAGCTGGTCAGCGTCACCATCACCGGCACCAACGACGCGCCGCTGATTGATGCGGCCAACACCACCGCCAATGGCGCGGTGTCCGAAGGCGACGACAACAGCAGCAGGAGCACCAGCGGCGTCATCGCCTACAGCGATGTCGATGCCACTGACAGCCACAGCTTTGCGCTGCAGGGCACTGCCGCCACCTACGGTACGGCTTCGGTCGATACAACCACAGGTGAATGGCACTACACCGTGCACGACAGCGGCGCGGTCGATGCGCTGGCCGCCGGCGAGACGCTCGGCGACAGCTTCACCGTGCGCGTCAGCGACAACCAGGGTGGCTTCGTCGACCAGCTGGTCAGCGTCACCATCACCGGCACCAACGATGCGCCGCTGATCGATACGGCCAACACCACTGCCAGCGGTGGCGTCTCGGAAGGCGACGACGGCAGCAGCAGGAGTACCAGCGGCGTCATCGCCTACAGCGATGTCGATGCCAGCGACAGCCACAGCTTTGCGCTGCAGGGCACTGCCGCCACCTACGGTACGGCTTCGGTCGATGCAACCACAGGTGAATGGCACTACACCGTGCACGACAGCGGCGCCGTCGATGCGCTGGGCGCCGGCGAAACGCTCGGCGACAGCTTCACCGTCCGCGTCAGCGACAACCACGGCGGCTTCGTCGATCAGCTGGTCAGCGTCACCATCACCGGCACCAATGACGCCCCGCTGATCGATGCGGCCAACACCACTGCCAGCGGTGGCGTCTCCGAAGGCGACGACAACAGCAGTAGGAGCACCAGTGGTGTCATCGCCTATAGCGATGTCGATGCCAGCGACAGCCACAGCTTTACCTTGCATGGCACCCCGGCTACCTACGGCAGCGCCAGTGTGGATGCCGATGGCACCTGGCACTACACCGTCAGCGACAGCGGCGCCGTCGATGCGCTGGCCGCCGGCGAAACCCTCGGCGACAGCTTCACCGTGCGCGTCAGCGACAACCACGGCGGCTTCGTCGATCAGCTGGTCAGTGTCACCATCACCGGCACCAACGATGCGCCGCTGATCGATGCGGCCAACACTACCGCCAGCGGCGCGGTGTCCGAAGGTGACGACGGCAGCAGCAGGAGCACCAGTGGCGTCATCGCCTACAGCGATGTCGATGCCACTGACAGCCACAGCTTTGCGCTGCAGGGCACTGCCGCCACCTACGGTACGGCTTCGGTCGATACAACCACAGGTGAATGGCACTACACCGTGCACGACAGCGGCGCGGTCGATGCGCTGGCCGCCGGCGAGACGCTCGGCGACAGCTTCACCGTGCGCGTCAGCGACAACCAGGGTGGCTTCGTCGACCAGCTGGTCAGCGTCACCATCACCGGCACCAACGATGCGCCGCTGATCGATACGGCCAACACCACTGCCAGCGGCGGCGTCTCGGAAGGTGACGACAACAGCAGCAGGAGCACCAGCGGTGTCATCGCCTACAGCGATGTCGATGCCAGCGACAGCCACAGCTTCGCCTTGCAGGGCACTGCCGCCACCTACGGCACCGCTTCGGTCGATGCCGATGGCACCTGGCACTACACCGTGCACGACAGCGGCGCCGTTGATGCGCTTGGCGCCGGCGAAATCCTCGGCGACAGCTTCACCGTGCGCGTCAGCGACAACCACGGCGGCTTCGTCGACCAGCTGATCAGCGTCACCATCACCGGTACCAACGACGCCCCGCTGATCGATGCGGCCAACACCACCGCCAGCGGCGGCGTCTCGGAAGGTGACGACGGCAGCAGCAGCAGGAGCACCAGCGGCGTCATCGCCTACAGCGATGTCGATGCCACGGACAGCCACAGCTTCGCCTTGCATGGCACCCCGGCTACCTACGGCAGCGCCAGTGTGGATGCCGATGGCACCTGGCACTACACCGTGCACGACAGCGGCGCCGTTGATGCGCTGGCCGCCGGCGAGACGCTCGGCGACAGCTTCACCGTGCGCGTCAGCGACAACCATGGCGGTTACGTCGATCAGCTGGTCAGCGTCACCATCACCGGCACCAACGATGCGCCGCTGATCGATGCGGCCAACACCACTGCCAGCGGCGGCGTCTCGGAAGGCGATGACAACAGCAGCAGGAGCACCAGCGGCGTCATCGCCTACAGCGATGTCGATGCCAGCGACAGCCATAGCTTTGCGCTGCAGGGCACTGCCGCGGCCTACGGTACGGCTTCGGTCGATACAACCACAGGTGAATGGCACTACACCGTGCACGACAGCGGCGCCGTCGATGCGCTGGGCGCCGGCGAGACGCTCGGTGACAGCTTCACCGTGCGCGTCAGCGACAACCATGGCGGCTACGTCGACCAGCTGGTCAGCGTCACCATCACCGGCACCAACGATGCGCCGCAGATTGATGCGGCCAACACCACCGCCAGCGGTGGCGTCTCGGAAGGCGACGACAACAGCAGCAGGAGCACCAGCGGCGTCATCGCCTACAGCGATGTCGATGCCACTGACAGCCACAGCTTTGCGCTGCAGGGCACTGCCGCGGCCTACGGCACCGCCAGTGTGGATGCCGATGGCACCTGGCACTACACCGTACACGACAGCGGTGCGGTCGATGCGCTGGGCGCCGGCGAAACCCTCGGCGACAGCTTCACCGTGCGCGTCAGCGACAACCATGGCGGTTACGTCGATCAGCTGGTCAGCGTCACCATCACCGGCACCAACGACGCCCCGCTGATCGATGCGGCCAACACTACCGCCAATGGCGCGGTGTCCGAAGGCGACGACAACAGCAGCAGGAGCACCAGCGGTGTCATCGCCTACAGCGATGTCGATGCCAGCGACAGCCACAGCTTCGCCTTGCAGGGCACTGCCGCCACCTACGGCACCGCTTCGGTCGATACAACCACAGGTGAATGGCACTACACCGTGCACGACAGCGGCGCCGTCGATGCGCTGGGCGCCGGCGAGACGCTCGGTGACA